A window from Lachnoanaerobaculum umeaense encodes these proteins:
- a CDS encoding helix-turn-helix transcriptional regulator, with protein MNAELSQREVAMKLKVGQQTILNWEKGKVAIPAFQLEKLSEIYKMPIENIRIKKSCTD; from the coding sequence GTGAATGCAGAGCTTAGCCAAAGGGAAGTAGCTATGAAATTAAAAGTAGGACAGCAAACAATCCTGAATTGGGAAAAAGGCAAAGTAGCAATACCGGCATTTCAACTTGAAAAATTATCTGAGATTTACAAAATGCCGATCGAGAACATAAGAATTAAAAAGAGCTGCACAGATTAG